From Populus trichocarpa isolate Nisqually-1 chromosome 19, P.trichocarpa_v4.1, whole genome shotgun sequence, a single genomic window includes:
- the LOC18108166 gene encoding probable terpene synthase 6, translated as MENTNQQNNYRGKADFPPSLWGCSFASFSFPQTEFESYSRQVEELKENVKDMLMASKRDPVEHIEFINLLCRLGVSYHFDKEIENNLKEIFDDLPNLLEKHEFDLHTLSLLFRVLRQHGFKMLCVVFDKFKDTNGEFKKTIIDDVKGILSLYEASFLSVHGEQILDDALVFTKANLESLAMQSSPRLADHIRNALIRPFHKGVPRIEARKYISFYEEDESRNDTLLKFAKIDFNRVQLIHHQELSILSRWWNDLNFAEELPYARDRIVEVYVWANGVHFKPQYAFSRMMVTKYIKILSLVDDTYDAYASFEEIQHFTNAIERCSMNAIDELPADYMKVLYRAVLNLFNETENDMGKQGRSYASYYLKEEFKEVVRGYHAEAEWADKCHVPTFDEYVRNGLATSTYGVIMAASFLGMEEVAGGEEYEWLKSNPKIIKAGKTIGRLRNDIVGHEDEQKRGDCASGVECYMKQYDVSEKKAIEEIQKMDSDAWKDINEDCMRPTNAPMLLLQHFVNLARVTDVIYENDDDSYTIPLGLKDYVALLYIEQVPLYE; from the exons ATGGAAAACACCAATCAACAAAACAATTATCGTGGAAAGGCAGATTTCCCACCAAGCTTGTGGGGTTGTAGCTTCGCTTCATTTTCCTTCCCACAAACG GAATTCGAGTCATACAGCCGACAAGTAGAAGAGTTGAAGGAAAATGTGAAGGACATGCTGATGGCTTCCAAAAGGGATCCAGTGGAACATATTGAATTCATTAATCTGTTATGTCGGCTTGGTGTGTCGTATCATTTTGACAAAGAGATTGAAAACAACCTCAAAGAAATTTTTGATGACCTTCCTAATCTTCTTGAGAAGCATGAATTTGATCTCCACACTTTGTCACTTCTATTTCGAGTATTAAGACAGCATGGATTCAAAATGCTTTGTG TTGTGTTCGACAAGTTCAAGGACACCAATGGAGAGTTTAAGAAAACAATCATCGACGATGTTAAAGGCATCCTGAGCTTGTATGAAGCTTCGTTTCTAAGTGTGCATGGTGAACAGATATTGGATGATGCCCTAGTTTTCACAAAGGCAAACCTGGAGTCTTTGGCTATGCAATCAAGCCCACGTCTAGCAGACCATATTAGGAACGCTTTGATCCGGCCCTTTCACAAAGGCGTACCAAGAATAGAGGCTAGAAAATACATCTCTTTCTACGAAGAAGATGAGTCTCGCAATGACACTCTACTCAAGTTTGCCAAGATAGATTTCAATCGAGTTCAGTTAATACATCATCAAGAGCTATCCATTCTCTCGag GTGGtggaatgatttaaattttgctGAGGAGCTTCCATATGCAAGAGATAGAATTGTAGAGGTCTATGTCTGGGCAAATGGAGTCCATTTCAAGCCTCAATATGCTTTCTCTCGGATGATGGTCacgaaatatataaaaattctatCACTGGTAGATGATACATATGATGCATATGCATCTTTCGAAGAAATACAACATTTTACTAATGCAATTGAAAG ATGCAGCATGAATGCTATTGATGAACTACCTGCCGATTACATGAAAGTTCTTTATAGAGCTGTTCTGAATCTTTTCAACGAAACTGAGAATGATATGGGAAAGCAAGGAAGATCCTATGCCTCATATTATTTGAAGGAGGAA TTCAAAGAAGTGGTGAGAGGCTACCATGCGGAGGCCGAGTGGGCAGATAAATGCCATGTCCCAACATTCGATGAGTATGTGCGCAATGGATTAGCCACAAGTACTTATGGGGTAATTATGGCAGCATCCTTCCTTGGAATGGAAGAAGTTGCAGGAGGGGAGGAGTATGAATGGCTAAAAAgtaatccaaaaattattaaagctGGGAAGACGATCGGTCGTTTGAGGAATGACATAGTGGGCCACGAG GATGAACAAAAGAGAGGAGACTGTGCATCCGGCGTTGAATGCTATATGAAACAATATGATGTATCGGAGAAGAAAGCAATTGAAGAGATCCAAAAGATGGACTCTGATGCGTGGAAGGATATCAATGAAGATTGCATGAGGCCAACTAATGCTCCAATGCTTCTCCTTCAACATTTTGTTAACCTTGCTCGAGTTACAGATGTTATTTATGAGAATGATGACGATTCCTACACAATTCCATTAGGTTTAAAAGATTATGTCGCTTTATTATATATTGAGCAAGTGCCTCTGTATGAATAA
- the LOC127904797 gene encoding uncharacterized protein LOC127904797, which translates to MPVEKKGFIGRKREGDVNNLEGGYKGKRPELACEYHGGNPGHGIETCYAFKKRLLELIKMGWVSFEDKPNVNSNPLPKHAPNSSGVGMIEVGNQCKVLKVSMKKLYDMLVQSGFLKTKRESHLEGYDYCEYHGRDGHHIEDCIEFCEKIAKMLKIGELRIEPMKSSGEVSMMEGRDEMTGVCRIQQTAKGPPRLILVKPSCTKGNHNAMHYNYGYTSNVQTPLPLFQTEISGLTRSGRCFTPEKLRKAKGKELVDLDKTLEVNKLVTEEESNEFLKLIKHSEYCIVDQLKKTPARISLMSWILSSEPHRNAWQKVLNEAYVPQDIEHKTMEHLVGRIHATNYLYFTADELDAEGTGHNKPLYITVRCKDCLIGKVLIDNGSALNVLPKHMLEEMPIDESHIKPSTMMARAYDGSPRPIIGTLEVELYVGPQMFLVTLQVMDIHPSYSMLLGRPWIHAAGAVASSLHQCLKYIMNGMLVTVKAEETVSMTKNVAVPFIEAGDCKGNNIHAFEIVNTDWVPENTVLRRPRISEAARMASLCFLNRGIPFQYNLIIGIPEGVNLAKMKSAAQRFGLGYQPNQEDYRWAAGRRRARRMARIKGREPDEEKLEIPPLSVSFPKAAYIMQHDKEAESLDQELSNMSINTLGENKVEGDDMKTVARKGDEALPQLTVYTIEEVSAKTFVRNEFTRLVEQQEQTWKPIAEELETINVGSDQLKKELKIGTLITSEQRIKMITLLQEYSNVFAWSYEDMPGLDTNIVVHKIPLEEGCKPVKQKLRRAHPDVWIKVKAELEKQWDAGFLEVVRYPQWVSNIVVVPKKEGKIRVCMDFRNLNKASPKDDFPLPHIDVLVDNAARSSTYSFMDGFSGYNPIKMAPEDKTKTTFVTPWGTFCYKVMPFGLKNAGTTYQRAMVTLFHDMMHKEIEVYVDDMIAKSKREEDHVEVLRKLFERLRKYELRLNPVKCSFGVKSGKLLGFVVSDRGIEVDPDKVKAIQAMSSPKTEKEVRGFLGRLNYIARFIAQLTTTCEPIFRLLRKKNPGTWNEECEEAFNKIKHYLQNPPLLVPPVSGKPLVLYLTVTEAAMGCVLGQHDETGRKERAIYYLSKKFTECESRYTEIERLCCALVWAAKRLRHYMLYYTTWLISKVDPLRYICNKPFLSSRIARWQVLLAEYDIVYMTRKAVKGSAIADHLADNAVEDYEPLDFDFPDEDILSIEKEEEKTDWWTMFFDGAVNVYGNGAGAVIISPNKKQYPVSVKLHFECTNNTAEYEACILGLEAALELKIKKLDVYGDSMLIICQVKGEWQTKEDKLRPYQEYLSTLAKEFEGIRFTHLGREGNHFADALATLAAMTTIDLKCKVQPVHIDIRNDPAYCCLVEGEIDGHPWYYDIKNLVQNHEYPVGASKTDKKTLRRLAIDFYLDGEILYKRSFDGTLLRCLNEADARKALREVHEGICSTHASGHMIARKIQRAGYFWMTLEKDCIDYVRKCHKCQVYSDKVNMPPAPLFNLISPWPFAMWGIDVIGPVNPKASNGHRFILVAIDYFTKWVEASSYAHVTQNVVKRFIEKNLICRYGPPEKIVTDNAQNFNGKMIAELCTKWKIKHSNSSPYRPKMNGAVEAANKNIKKIIQKMVVTYRDWHEMLSFALHAYRTTVRTSTGTTPYSLVYGMEAVMPLEVEIPSLRVLMDSELEEAEWAKVRYEQLNLISEKRIAAICHHQLYQKRMAKAYDKKVRPRLFQEGDLVLKKILPLPGDDQSKWAPNYEGPYVVKKAFSGGALKLARMDGEDLARPVNSDSVKRYYV; encoded by the exons ATGCCAGTggaaaagaagggttttattggaagaaagagagaaggcgatGTTAACAATCTGGAAGGTGGGTACAAGGGCAAGAGA cccgagttgGCTTGCGAGTACCATGGGGGTAATCCCGGGCATGGGATTGAAACCTGTTACGCTTTCAAGAAGAGGCTATTGGAGCTTATTAAGATGGGATGGGTATCCTTTGAAGACaagcccaatgttaattcaaacccaTTGCCTAAGCATGCCCCAAATAGTAGTGGAGTAGGCATGATCGAAGTGGGAAATCAATGTAAGGTATTGAAGGTATCCATGAAGAAGTTGTATGACATGTTGGTACAATCAGGATTTTTAAAGACAAAAAGGGAGAGCCATTTGGAGGGATATGATTACTGTGAATACCATGGAAGAGATGGACATCATATTGAGGATTGCATCGAGTTTTgcgaaaagattgcaaaaatgctaaaaataggGGAGTTGAGGATTGAACCCATGAAGAGCAGCggtgaggtgagtatgatggaaggtCGAGATGAGATGACAGGAGTATGTAGGATCCAACAAACAGCTAAGGGGCCACCAAGGCTAATCTTGGTCAAACCTTCCTGCACAAAAGGAAACCACAATGCCATGCATTACAATTACGGCTATACCTCCAACGTTCAAACTCCACTTCCCTTGTTCCAAACCGAGATTAGTGGTTTGACTCGGAGTGGTCGTTGCTTTACGCCCGAGAAGTTGAGAAAGGCAAAGGGCAAAGAATTGGTAGATCTTGACAAAACACTAGAAGTTAATAAGCTAGTAACAGAAGAGGAGTCGAATGAATTCCtgaagttgatcaagcatagtgaatattgcatagtagatcaactaaagaagactccagctaggatctcccttatgtcctggatactcagctctgagccgcatcgaaacgcctggcaaaaggtattgaatgaggcatatgtACCCCAAGACATCGAACATAAAACCATGGAGCACCTAGTGGGGAGAATCCATGCAACAAATTACCTGTACTTCACAGCTGACGAGCTCGATGCTGAAGGTACCGGACATAACAAGCCTTTATACATTACGGTTAGGTGCAAGGATTGCCTCATAGGAAAAGTACTCATTGATAATGGCTCGGCCCTTAACGTGTTGCCAAAACACATGCTAGAAGAAATGCCGATCGATGAATCCCATATTAAGCCAAGTACTATGATGGCCAGAGCGTATGACGGGTCGCCTAGGCCAATAATTGGGACTTTAGAAGTGGAGCTATATGTGGGACCACAAATGTTCCTAGTAACACTTCAggttatggatatccacccttcctatagtatgttgttaggaagaccttggattcatgcagcgggggcagtagcttcgtcattgcaccaatgcctgaagtatatcatgaatgggatgttggtaacTGTCAAGGCCGAGGAGACAGTATCCATGACAAAGAATGTAGCTGTGCCTTTTATCGAAGCGGGTGATTGCAAGGGTAACAATATCCATGCctttgagattgtgaacacCGACTGGGTGCCGGAAAACACAGTGCTAAGAAGGCCAaggatctcagaagcagcaaggatggcaaGTCTATGCTTCTTGAACCGCGGAATCCCATTTCAGTATAACCTTATTATCGGGATACCAGAAGGGGTTAATCTGGCAAAGATGAAAAGTGCTGCTCAAAGATTTGGGCTAGGGTATCAACCTAACCAAGAGGATTATCGGTGGGCTGCTGGTCGGAGAAGGGCAAGAAGGATGGCTAGAATTAAAGGAAGAGAGCCTGATGAAGAAAAGCTGGAAATCCCTCCCCTTAGCGTGTCATTCCCAAAAGCTGCATacataatgcaacatgataaagaagCCGAAAGCCTTGATCAAGAGCTGTCAAACATGAGCATAAATACCTTGGGGGAAAACAAGGTGGAAGGAGATGACATGAAGACAGTAGCAAGAAAGGGAGATGAAGCACTCCCACAACTGACGGTCTACACCATAGAAGAAGTATccgccaagacctttgtgcgcaa TGAATTCACTAGGCTAGTAGAACAACAGGAACAGACTTGGAAGCCTATCGCCGAGGAACTCGAAACCATCAATGTGGGCAGTGATCAGCTTAAGAAAGAGTTAAAAATAGGTACCCtaattacttctgaacaaaggatcaaaatgatcaccctattacaagaatattcaaatgtctttgcttggtcctatgaagatatgcctggtttggatacaaatattgtagtacacaagataccgttggaagaaggttgtaagccagtcaagcagaagctgaggagggcccacccggatgtctggatcaaggtcaaggcagaactcgagaagcaatgggatgctggttttctagaagtagttagatatccgcaatgggtatctaacattgttgtggtgcctaagaaggaggggaagattAGAGTGTGCATGGATTTTCGGAATTTGAATAAAGCTAGCCCCAAGGATGATTTTCCgctaccacacatagatgttttaGTAGACAACGCTGCCCGGAgttccacatattcctttatggatggtttttcaggatacaacccgataaaaatggctccggaggataagacgaaaacaacttttgtcacaccTTGGGGAACGTTCTGCTAtaaggtcatgccatttggattgaagaatgcaggaacaacctatcaaagagcaatggtgactttgttccacgacatgatgcacaaggaaattgaggtgtatgtagacgacatgattgccaagtctaaaagggaagaggatcatgttgaagttttgaggaagtTATTTGAGAGACTGAGGAAGTATGAATTAAGGCTCAATCCTGTAAAATGTTCATTCGGAGTTAAATCGGGTAAGctgttaggatttgtggtaagtgatagaggtatagaggtggatccagaTAAAGTGAAGGCCATCCAAGCTATGTCATCCCCTAAGACGGAGAAAgaagtaagaggattcttgggaagATTAAACTACATTGCTAGGTTCATAGCTCAGTTAACAACGACGTGTGAACCAATATTCCGActactaaggaaaaagaatcctggaacctggaatgaggagtgtgaggaggcattcaataaaatcaagcattatttacaaaatccacCTTTACTGGTGCCTCCGGTATCAGGAAAACCTCTAGTATTGTATCTAACAGTGACTGAAGCGGccatgggatgtgtattgggtcagcatgatgaaaccggaaggaaggaaagagctatttattacttaagtaagaaattcactgaatgtgagtctagatacacgGAGATAGAAAGGCTTTGTTGTGCGTTGGTGTGGGCTGCAAAGAGGTTGCGacattatatgttatactataccacttggttaatttcaaaagtggatcctctgaggtatatttgtaacaagccctttctctcaagtcgaattgcaaggtggcaagttctattagcagaatatgacatagtatacatgacaaggaaagccgtaaaaggaAGTGCAATTGCAGACCATCTGGCcgataatgctgttgaagattatgaacctttggattttgacttccctgatgaagatatattgtcaatagagaaagaagaagagaagacagattggtggacgatgttttttgacggtgcagtgaatgtatatggtaacggggccggtgcggtaataatctctcctaataagaaacaatatccagtttcggttaaactacatttcgagtgcaccaacaacacagctgagtatgaagcttgtatcctcggtttagaagcggcattagagttgaagataaagaagttagatgtatatggagattcaatgttgattatttGTCAGGTTAAAGGGGAATGGCAGACCAAGGAGGACAAGTTGAGGCCGTACCAGGAATACCTATCCACGCTAGCAAAGGAATTTGAAGGAATTAGATTCACCCATCTGGGAAGGGAGGGGAACCATTTTGCGGATGCTTTGGCCACGTTAGCTGCTATGACTACCATTGATCTCAAGTGCAAGGTACAACCGGTACACATTGACATTAGAAATGACCCAGCTTattgttgcttagttgaaggagagatagacggacatccttggtattatgatatcaagaaccttGTGCAAAATCACGAATATCCGGTGGGAGCTTCCAAAACGGAtaagaaaactttgagaaggttggctatagacttctatttagatggagagattttgtacaaaagatcatttgatgggACCCtactaaggtgtttgaatgaggcagatgctagaaaggcattacgggaggtccatgaggggatttgctcaacccatgctagcgggcatatgatagcgaggaaaatccaaagggctggttatttttggatgacactAGAGAAAGACTGTATCGATtatgtcaggaaatgtcatAAATGTCAAGTTTACAGTGACAAGGTCAATATGCCACCAGCTCCTCTATTTAATCTAATATCCCCTTGGCCgtttgcaatgtggggaattgaCGTGATCGGGCctgttaacccaaaagctagcaaTGGTCATAGATTCATCCTCGTAGCTATTGACTACTTCACAAAATGGGTAGAAGCTAGTTCATATGCCCACGTAACACAGAACGTAGTGAAGAGGTTTATAGAGAAGAActtgatttgtcgatatggtcctcctgaaaagatagtgacagataatgcacagaatttcaatggcaaaatgataGCGGAGCTGtgtactaaatggaaaatcaagcattcgaaTTCTTCACCATACCGACCAAAGATGAATGGCGCAGTAGAAGccgccaacaagaacatcaagaagattattcagaaaatggtagtcacatatagagattggcatgagatgttgtcatTCGCACTTCACGCATACCGCACTACAGTCAGGACCTCGACAGGGACTACCCCATATTCTTTGGTATACGGTATGGAGGCAGTGATGCCGTTGGAAGTGGAAATCCCATCGTTAAGAGTATTAATGGATTCCGAACTAGAAGAGGCTGAGTGGGCCAAAGTGAGATATGAGCAACTGAACTTGATCAGCGAAAAGAGGATAGCTGCAATATGTCATCACCAACTTTACcagaaacgaatggccaaggcatatgataagaaggttagaccgcggttgtttcaagaaggggatctagtattgaagaaaatattgccgTTACCTGGAGACGATCAAAGCAAATGGGCACCGAATTACGAGGGTCCTTACGTAGTAAAGAAGGCATTCTCAGGAGGAGCGCTGAAGTTGGCTAGAATGGATGGGGAAGACCTAGCTCgacctgtgaattctgactctgtaaaaagatattatgtttga